Genomic window (Synechococcus sp. LA31):
GTTTGTCGCATCCTCCAGGTTCTGCTGTGCGCGCCCGTTCCTGTTCGGCCAGCCGGGTGATGAGATTGCGGTAGTCGGCGCGGCTCAGTTCGTGATGGCTCGCCTCTTGCAGGATTTGGCTGCCGTCATCGAGGGCGAGATCCATCAGAGCCTCCCTCGGAAGCCCTTGCTGGAGCAGCACAGCGCTGAAGCCCAGATCCAGCGCTTCCACCGGCACCACGCGCCGGCGCCGCAGAGTTCGGATCAGCTCCAGCAACACCGGCACCATCAAGAGGGCTGTTGTTGCCTGCAAGGCCAGCAACGGCACCCCCACCAGCCAATCCACTCCGAGGAGTCCGGCACAGAGTGCTGCATGGCGCACACTGCGTTGGCTGCGCCGGCTGCCCCGTGTGATGTCTTGCAGGGAGGTGAAGCCGTGGGGAAGCGTGAGGGCCAGCTGCAACAGGGCGTTGAGCCCCTCGCGGCGCCTGGCCGGGAATCGAAGGCTCAGGCATCCGGCAATGGGGTTGATTCGGAAGCCCTCGAGCCAGTGGCAGCCTGTGAGCACCGTGCGGCAGTGGCGCCGCAGGGCTTCCGATTCACTGAGCCCTTGGCAGCGCAGCCTCAGTCGGCCTGGCAGATCGCTGCGGATCTCCCAGGCCGAAGCCACCGATGCCAACGCCACCATGTCCACCACGTCAGAGTGCAGGGGCAGCGGTAAACGGGCGCCGCAGCTTGAAGGCGGTTTCCACCAGGACAAACGCCAGCAACAACAGAGGAAATCCCGGTGCGAGCGGCAGGATCAACCCCACGATCCCTGCGAGCAACAAGAAAGCCGCTAAGCCCAGCAGCCCACTAGCGGCCAGAAAGCTGGCCAGGTTGGCCGGCGCCAGGAACCAGTGCCTGAGGTGCGAAGGCCACTCACGCACCACCTGCACCCGCACCTGCACCACATCGGGTTGAGGTGGCGTGGCGCCACTGCGCGCGAGAGCTGCTACAAGGCTTTGCCAGCCCTGTTGTTGCTGGTGCGGAGCAGAGGTGTTGGCTTCCAAGAGCAGGGTGCTGCAGTGGCGGTTGAGGCGCCAGCGCCATTGGCCGGGGGGGAGAGCTGCCCCAAGCTGCTGCTCCAGTTGATCCCACTGAATCGGCGTTGCGCTGCGCAGCCGATACCGCCACCGATTCGGTAGGGCATGCACCAGCTCTGCGCAAGTCGACACCATGGCTTAGGCCGTTGCGCGCAGATAGCTGTTGGAGCGATGGCAATACGACCACGCATAGCCAGCGGGATCGAGCGACTGAATCCAGCTGCCGAAATCGCCGCGCTTGCGTCGTGCCGTGATGCTCTGGTGTGCCACACCCAACCGCTTTGAGAGCGCCGACAAGCTGATGGCCTCAGGCTGCTGCTGCTCCTGCGTCTCGATCACGGGAGCTGCAGGCTCGCTGGCCGGAGTTGGGGCCGGGGCCGGCGTTGCAGTGACCTTGGCTGGGGCCAGTTGCTTGCCCTTAAAGCCAAGCACGCGCATGGCGTTGGCGGCAGCCACGAGGGCAGAGCCATTGTTGAGCACTACGGCGGCGATTGGGCTCACGGGCAGGAAGGTGCCCAGCAGCAGCGCCGAGAGGTTCGGAACACCCACGATGCCGATGTTTTGCTTCACCAGGCCGAAGGTTTCACGGGCCAGGTCTTGAGCCACGATCAGATCCGACACCTTGTCGTTGGTGAGCACGATGTCGGCCGTTTCGCGGGCTAGATCACTGCCGGAGGCAAAGGAGATCGATACATCGGCGTAGGCCAGAGCGGCGGAGTCGTTGATGCCATCACCCACGAAGGCCACCTTGTGGCCCTGGAGGCTGAGCTCCTGCACGAGCCTGGCTTTCTCATCAGGCAAGGCATCGGCATGCACCTCTTCTGGGCGTAGGCCCAGCCGCTTGGCCACGGCATGGGCCACGCTGCTCACATCGCCGGTGAGCATGTGGGCCTGGATGCCGCGGCGGTGCAGTTCAGCCACCATCGCCTGGCTATCCGGGCGCAGGGCGTCAGCGGCATAGATCACCGCCACCACCTTGCCATCCACGGCCAGATACACAGGGGTAGCCGTTTCAAGCTCCGGATCCACGCTCGGTGTGGCCGGCTCTAGCTGTTCTTCGCGCAGCAACTTGGCATTGCCCACCAGCACTTGGTGGCCGGCGATGGTGGCAGCCACGCCACGGCCGATGCGGTAATCCCAGGCTTCGCAGGCATCGGCTTGCACGCCGAGGTGTTCGGCGTGCTTCACGATCGCTTCAGCCACTGGATGGTTGAGGCCCTGCTCCGCTGATGCCGCCAGCTGCATCAACTTGTTGATCGAGTGGGCACCAGACACCACTTCCACATGCACCACCGAGGGATGGCCCTGGGTGAGGGTGCCGGTCTTGTCGAACACCACCACGTCGATGTCGACGAGTTGCTCAAGCGAACGGCCGCTGCGGATCAGCAGGCCCTGGCTGCCAGCCCGGGTGAGGGCCGCCATGATCGCCGTGGGAACCGACACACGCAGGCCGGTGCCCAGATCAAACATCAGCAGTGAAGCGGCCTGGGCCACGTTGCCGCCGCTGAGTAGGAGCGAGAGGCCTGCCAAGGCCAGGGTGGGCAGCACGAAGCGATTGGCCACCTTGCCCGCCACGTTGCCGACACGGGTGTCGTACACCGGGGCCGATTCAATCATCGCGGTGATCTGACCCACGCGGGTGGCTTCACCCACGGCTTGGGTTTCCACCACGAGGTTGCCTTCGAGAAGAATGAAGCCAGCCAGCACCTCATCGCCAGGGCCGGCGTGGCGGGGCACAGATTCACCGGTGAGCTTCACCACATCGAGTGAACCCTCGCCACTTTCGATGCGGCCATCCACTGGGATCTGATCGCCGGGGAAGAGCGCGATGCGATCGCCGATTTGCAGGCTGGTGCTCGGCACGATCACCTCGGCGCCATCCACCAGCAGACGCACATCGGTCTGCAGGCTGGCCAACAGATCGGTATTGGCGGAGTGGGCGATGCGCTGGGTGGCATCGCGCACAGCTTCGCCCCCTTCGATCATCGTGATCATCATCGCCGGGCCCAGCAGGAAACCCTCCAGGCTGTGAAGGGTTACGGCAAGTGCGTCGAGGAAGTCAACGTTGATCTTGCGTTCTTCCTTCAGGCCCTGCCAGGCACGCTTGAAGCTGAGGTGGGCTGACACCAAGATGAAGCCCGCTACCGCGAGCGGGGGTAGCGCCAGGGGGCCGGCCAGCAGGGCCAGGGCCAAGGAGCTCACCGGCAGGATGATCCGGCTGGGCACGAAGCTCTCGTCGTCTTCGCCATTGCCGCTGTTCTCGGCTTGTTTGGCTGCAGGTTTGTTGGCGGGTTTCTCAGCCAACTGTTCGAGCGCAGGCAAGGCACCGGGCAGCTGCTTCAGCCACTGCAGCGGATCCACCCCGGCCTGCTGGTCAAACTCCACAACGCAGCAGCCGGCGACGCTGTTGAGGCGTACATGCTTCACCTCGCTGGCCTGGCTCAGAGCCTGCTGCAGCTTGGGCCAGCTGTTGGTGGAGCCGCCAACGCGGAAGCGCACCCGCTTAGGTCCGTGGTGCAGCACCTGCTCCACGGTGTAACCCGTTACGACCGAGCTGCCTTTGGCAACAGGCACAACGGAAAGATGGGGCAGGCGGGGCGATTCAGCGAGCACGGTGTCGGAAGCGAGAAGGAATCAGAGGCAAGAGGTGCGCGTGGGCTGAGTCAGTCGACCTTCACCTTGGTGATCGCCTTCTCACTGGCAGGAGCAGCGTCGCTCGCTGCGCCGCTCTCATCCATCTCAGATTTGGCTTCAGCCACCAGATCCACAAACGATTCAGCCGCCTCCGCAGCCGTGCGAGCCACATTGCGGGCTGCCGTGCCAGCCACGCCCGCCACCGTCACTCCCACCTTGATGCCGTTCTTGGCCATGGATTTGCCCACAGTGCTCATCGAGTCGCTGAGCTGGTGATTGCCCATGCGGCGCACCATGGGCGCCATGGCCACGAGGCCGGCGCCAACGCCGAAGGCAAGGGCGGTTTCGAGCTCGAACACTGCGCTAAGGGTTATCAATTTGTGGCTGAGTGTAAAGCTGATTCGGCGCGATGTTGCTGCATGGCGGCATGGATCAGCACACCGTTAAGTGTCAATGCTTTTGCAACGCTTCCAACTGCATTTCGTGAGCGCGGATCTGCCCTCGCTGGCTTGCGCTGTTGTAGCCGCCCAGGGCCGCGGTGCTGTGCTGGATCTCAGCGGCGAGCAATGGCTTTCGCAGCGTGCAGCCCTGCTGCCTGAGCTTGAGCTTGAGCTGCACACCTACCGCGCCGTGCCCTATGCGCTTGGGCTCTGGCAGCAACTAGAGCCGCGCTTGGCCGATTGGTTGCAGTTGCTCGAGCTGCAGGCGTTGCAGCCCTTGCTGATTCCGCCGCTCCCTGGGGTCGACATGCTGCTGCGTTGCCTGGCGCTGGCGGAAGCCTTGGAGCAGAACGCTGAGCTCACAGTGCTGCTGCCGGCCCCCTCTGAGGCAATGGCGTTGCTGGAGCTGGCTCGCACTGGCCCAGCCTTGGTGGAGACGCTCCTGGAGCCCTTGCTCAGCTGGTGGGATCAGACCCGCCAAACGTTGGCCAGTTTTGAACTGGTGCTGCGTTTGCGGTTGCCCTCCGCAGGCAGCCTGCGCCTGGATCAGCGTTGGCGCCAGCGGCTCGAGCACATGGCTGCCCTGCTCGCCGTGGATGGGCCCTGGCAGCTCAGCCTGGCCTTGGAATGCGCCGACACGCAGGCCGAGCTGCTGCGTCAGCGGCTCAGCTGCCTCTGCATGCGCGGTTTTATGCCCAATCGGCTGGGTTTGCATGGCCCTGCAGCTGGGGCTGTGTTGGCCGACCCTCCGAGTTGGTGGCCCCAGCAACTTCCAGGCGTTGAGCTCTCCGATCCCTTCAGCATGGACGCTGCCTCAGCGTTGCTTCATCTCGAAGCTGTGCGTTTGCAGAGCCGGTTTGATGCGGCTGCAAGCATGGTGCGGTTGCCGCTACCAGGGGTCACCAAGGCCGAGCTCGACGTGCAGCAGTGCGGCGCCACTTTGGTATTGATTGTGGGCGGGCAGCGCAAGCTTGTGAGCCTTCCTGATGGGTTGCAGGAGCGGCAGTGCTCAGGCGCCCGTTTGGAGCAGGGTTGGCTCGAGTTGCGTTTCGTCTGAATCCGCCCGCTTTTCAGGCCGCCAACCCAGCCACCAGGCCATTAGAAAAAATGGTGTGCCCGGCAGGATCGGAAGGGCCCAGCCTGCAATCGCCAAGGCCATGAGCACTTTGATCGACCCTTGCCGGGTTTGCCCCAACCACCGATCCATGGGGGTAGGAGGCGCGGCTGGACCATGCACAGCTTGAGCTTCCAGGGCGGCTTGCAGGAGGCCCGCAACCAGAGCAGGGCAGATCACCACATCCGGCTCATGGCAGATCACCACGCCCTGGCGGTGGGCTGTTGCTCGAACCTGAATGCCGGGGTGTAGGCGCTCCAGAACGGAGCTCATCAGCTCCAGCTGAGTTGGCGTGAGGCCTTGGGTGCAATGAAGCCGGAGCCGATGGGGTAGCTGATGGCGAATAGCCAGCGCACCAACGGCTCCGGATCGACTCACTTGGCGGCCTTACCAGGCTGGGCCAGATCGGCTTTGGCTTCGGCCAGCACATCGGTAAAGCTCTCGCCCACCTCGGCCAGGCCGCGGCTGATGCCTTTCACGGCACTGGATGTTTTGTCGGCGACGACCAGGCCAATCTTCAGGCCCTGCTTGGTGATGCTGCGACCGGTGCCGCTCACGGCACCGGTGATTTTGCTGTCTTTGCCGGCTACGGCCGCCACCACGGGCGCCAGTGCCATCAGTCCCGCACCGAGACCAAAGGCCAGCAGAGTTTCGAGCTCCAGCATGACGAATCAGAGTTGATGTGTTGGCGGCAGAGTAACGCTCGCGAGCGGCTCATGCCCTATCGCGGCTTGGATTGAGCAGCATGGTGTGAGCCAGACCACACAAATCGGGAGCTCACGGTGGACGCGTTGCCTCTCCAGTTGATGCACTCCACACCACAGCGGCTGCGGTTGCGTTGTTCAGCCGACCGACCGGTCGAGGTGTTGAGGGAGTTGGTGGCGGCCCTTTCGGCTCAGCCTTGGGTGCAGGCCGTGCAGCTGCGCCAGGCCAGCCGCAGTGTGGTGATTGAACTGGTCGCTGGCTGCTCGCCGCTGCGCTGGCAGCTGGCTCTCTCCGATCTCGGCTGCCACTTGGTGGATCGCCGCCTCCACGACTCTGCTCCCGTTTCCACCTGGGAGCGGATGACGCGCCAGATCGGCGGCAACATCATCGGCGCCACAGTGGGCCAGGTGGTGCTCGGTGGCGGGGCGGGGTTGCTGGGGGCGTGGTTGCTGGGGCCGCGGGTTGGTTTGCTCGCTGGAGCCTGCGGTGCCCTGGTGGGATCGGTGGTGGGATCGGTGGCGGGAGGGGAGCTTGCCGACGGCGAGAGCCCTTTGCGCAAGGGCGATCTTGGTGCCGTAACGATCCGCAAGATCGGCGGCAAACTCGGTGAGGAGGCCGGCTGGAGCACTGGTGCTGCCATCGGAGCGGCCCTAGCCGGGCCCGCTGGGGCCGTGGCTGGCATGACACTTGGCTCGATCGTGGCCGGGCAAGCCGTGGAGGATTTGATTCAGAACCGCGGCCGTGCCAAGGGGGTTGGTCGTCTGAGCTGGCTCGTGAGCCTGAGTGAAGATCAAGCGGGTGAGCGAGTCACCGAAACGGTGATGGCCGGCTTGGGGCGTGGCCTCAGCGGCGGGCATGAGTGGGGGGCTCAGCTGGGTACGCGCCTGGGCGCCTCTGTGGGCCGCAAGATCGACTGGGCCAGTTCCTGGAGCCACCACCAACTGGTGAGCCGGATTAAGCCCCGAGCTGCGCTCCCAGCCACTTGACCTCGAGGTTGTGCAGCTCAAAGCAAGCCGCGTGAACTTCGAGCTCACCGCTGTTTAAACGTTCTCGCAGCAGAGCGCTGCTCTTGATCATCTCCTGCGCTGTGATCTTGGAATGGAGGGTGTAGGCCGCCGCCAAATCCACCGGGGGCACCAGAGCCAGCCCACCGGCTTTGAGTCCGTTGCGGATGTGCCCCACGTGATCCATCAGGTTTGGCGTGAGCAGATGCTCGGGGGAGCACGCGGCCCCCACTGCACCGCAACCGGCGTGGCTCATGACCACCACCACCGGCACGTTCAAGGCTTCAACGGCGTATTCCACCGAGGCCAGGCTGCCGGGTGTGGAGGCGTTGCCGGCGTTGCGGATCACGAACAGATCACCGAAGCCGCTATCAAACAGCAACTCCACGGCCACGCGTGAATCCGAGCAAGTGAGCACGGCCGCCTGCGGGGTCTGGCCGGCCTCCAGCTCATGCAGTCGTGCTTGGCTCGCATGGGGGTGAATGGAGCGCGCCTGGCGAAAGCGCTCGTTGCCCTCTTGAAGGGCCTGGATCACCTCAGCGGGGGTGGCAGTGCAAGTCATGCTGGTTAGTGTGCCGAAATCTGGGCTTTTGTGCTGTGAGTCCATCGCATCCAGCCTGTTTCCGCGATAGCAGCCGCTTTCTACGGTCGCTCTCGGTTGGGATCGTGGTCACCCTGGTGTTGGTGGAGCCACTCCGCCTTAGAGAAGCTTTCCCGATCGGCTTCCTGGCGGCGATTGCCTTCGATCAGACCCTCTTTTTTTTGGAGTCTTTTCGGGTGAACGCCCGCGAGACACGCGAGATCTTCGGCCGCTGGCTACCGAGCCGAGCTTTGTTGCTTGAGCGCACGGTGATCTTCACCTTCATCAGCGTGGGGCTGCTCAGCCTCTGCGTGCGTGATGTGCACAGCACTCAGTCGGTGTTGCCTCAAGACTGGCGCACCTTGATCTACTTCGCTTCGTTGTTTGGGTCCTGGTTGCAGATGCATAACGGCTTTGCGATCTTTTACGCCAAGAAATATTTCAGGCTCAACCCTTTACCATCGGCAGACGGCCCGAATCCCCAGGGGTTCGTGTTCGCAGGGTCAGATGAGCCCGAATTCACCGATTTTCTCTACGTGGCGTATGCGGTGGGGCTCACCTACGCCATGAGCGACACCAACCTCGAAGACAGCTCGATTCGGCGCGTGGTGCTGTTCCACTCTGTGGTGAGCTTTCTCTTCTACTCAACAGTGATCTCGGCGGTGATCAACCTGTTCACGTCTGGCTGAGTGCCGCCTGATCCCGCAGGCTGTGAACGTAACGAAATGCGTGCAAACCCGATCGGATGGCTTGAACGGTAGCGGCGTGAACGCCCCTAGATCGGCCGCGGCCCCAGACTGTGCTCGTAGCAATTGCTACAAAAGCGTTCACCTTGCTTCTGCGAGGCGCAGTTCGATCCAGGCCATGGAACGGGGACCTGGACTTGTCTGTGGACAACAACCATGACCCTCACCTATCGCGGCCAGAAGTACGAGCAAGCCAAGCAGGCTGCTCCTCAGCAGCACCATGCCCTCGCTTATCGCGGCATTCGCTACCAGAAGTGATCCAGCCTCGGTGTTGATCACTGAGCCCCGCTTCGGCGGGGCTTTTTTGTGGCCATCAACCCACCTGGCTGATTCAGCTCACGAAACGCTTGTAGAGCCAGCGCACGAACCCACCCAGTACGGGCACGGGGCCAAAGGTGGGGCCCACAAAATCGAAATAGTCGCGGTGATCCACGATCTTGCCCTCGTCGTTGAGCAGCAAGCGCGTGGCTCCCGGATAGATGAATTCAATGCCCTTGATCTTGAGGCCCATCTCCCACTCCACAAAGGCTGTGTTGCCCTCCAGGGCAATCGAGAGCGGCTTCAGCAGCACGTCATCGCAGCGTTTTAGCAATCCCTCCTGGGCTGCCAGGTAGGCATCGAGCCCTTGTTGTTGTTGGGTGGGGTCTTCAAAGATCACCGCTTCGCTGTAGGCGGCGCGCCACTGTTCGGCGCTTGGGGCTGGTGCTCCGTAAGGCTTGCTGAAGAGGGCGCGCAGGCTGGACGTGTCCACGGTGATGAGCGGCGGTGACCATTGTGGCCAGGCCTTCTGTCTCGTTGCCATCCTGAAGGCAGCTGATGCAGCAGTGGATGGTGGTTTCCGGCGCGATGCAGCGTGACCCGCTCACGCTGCTGCTGGATCAGGAGACGCAGCGCCTGGAGTGGCTGCTGCCGGTGCGCCATAGCCGCATGGCCGAGAGCCCGTTTGCTTACTTCCGCGGTGCGGCGGCCGTGATGGCGGCCGATTTGGCTCGCCACAACCATTCAGGCCTGCTGGTGCAGCTCTGTGGTGATGCCCATCTGCTCAATTTCGGGTTTTTCGGCTCGCCGGAGCGCCAGTTGTTGTTTGACATCAGCGATTTCGACGAAACATTCCCAGGCCCCTATGAGTGGGATGTGGTGCGCTTGGCCACCAGCTTTTTGCTGGCTGCCCGCAGCAATGGCATCGGTGATGCCGAGCAGGAGGCCATCTGCTGCCGGGCTTTGCGTTCCTATGCCAAGGCGATGCATCAGTTCGCTGCCATGCCGTTCATGCCGATGTGGGTGGCGCGGCTGCCGCTTGAGGCCTTGATCAAGGAGCGTGGCAGCCGCAATTTCCGCGAGCACCTGCGCCATGTGGTGGCCGCCGCTCTCCATCGCGATAGCCGGCAGGCCGTGCGCAAGCTCTGTGAAGCCGATGCCAATGGTGGGCTGCGCTTTCGCCACGACCCGCCGCTGCTCTGGCGGCATGTGGAATTACCGCCTGGTCTGCTCGGGGGGCTGCACTGGCGCGAGTGGGCGGAGCATCTGTTCGAGAGCTACAAAGACACGCTCCGCGCTGACATGCGTCATCTGCTCTCGCGTTACCGCTTGGTGGATGCGGCGCTCAAGGCCGTGGGTGTGGGTTCGGTGGGCACCCGCTGTGCGGTGGGGTTGTTTATGGGGGAATCCGCCGACGACGTGCTGGTGCTCCAGAGCAAGCAGGCGGTGGGCTCGGTGCTGGCGCCCTACCTATCGGGGCCGGCGCCGGAGCATCAAGGTGAACGGGTGGTGCAAGGTCAGCGGTTGCTGCAAACCGCGAGTGATGTGTTTCTGGGGTGGACTCGCTCGCTGCTCCATCACGACTTTTACTGGCGCCATTTCCGTGATTGGAAAGGCTCTGTGGAGGTGGAGTGCCTCAATGCCGACGGCCTGAAGGATTACGCCAGGCTCTGCGGCTGGACCTTGGCCAAGGCCCATGCCCGCAGCGGTGATCGCCGAGCGATTGCGGCGGATCTCGGGGCGCCGAAAGCGTTTGCCCAGCGGCTCGGTGATGTGGTGGCTCAGCATGCCCAGTGGGCGCAGGATGATCACGCCCTGTTGCTGGAGGGCATTGCCCGGGGCCAGATCTCGTCGAGCCCCGTCGTTTGATCCGAGCGGGGCAATAGCCTTGGCCCCCAACGATCCGTCAGCGTGGCAAAACCCGACTATCTCTACGAACCACTGGAAGCCTTTGGCGAAGGGCTTACCACGCGGCGCCCTTGGAACACCACCGCATTGGCTGCAGTGGAGCGACTCAATGGCCGGGTGGCGATGCTGGGCTTTGCCGCCGCTCTGATCGGCGAGTGGCTCACCGGCTACGGACCGGCTGGTCAGGTGGTAGCGCTACTGCGCTGGTATCTCTCCTGAGCACAAAAAAACCCGGGTATTAGCCCGGGTTTATGGGGTCAGACGATCGTCTGAAGCTTCAGAAGCAGAACGGCAGGAATTGGGTCCGGCAGGCGGCGTAGCCATCCACGAGTGCACCCAAGCCGATCTGATGGGCAATGCCGGAACCGGTGAGCCCTTCAGTGATGATCCCGATCACGATGCCGAGCATGGCTGCTCGGCCGTTGAACAGTTCAACGCGCTTCAGCTGCTCCATGTGGATTTGCTGAGTGGCGCGATTCCAGTACCACTTCTCGTTCGCGGGAGTGTTGGTCATGGCTTCAGCCCAGTCCGATTTGGGTGAGGATGCCTTGGCCGGTGAGCAGCTCGGTGCCCAGGCCGATCACGAAGCCGAGCATGGCCAGGCGGCCGTTCCAGGTTTCGGCGAAAGCAACGAAACCAAAGCGGGAAGTGGTGTCGGACATGAGACGTTAAGGAACGTTTCAACGACTGTAACGGATCGTGAAACCTTGTGGCCATGGACGTGCGGGTTTCCTGTTTCGATGCAGACACATCGGCGAGTGGATCCCACGAGAATGCCGTCATGGACAACCGTTTCCCCCTCTCGATCCTTTTTTCTGTGCTCGTCGTGGCGGTGCTGCCCCTGATGCTCGGGCTCTACTGGCGTGGACACATGGATCTCGGCGCCGTGCTGAGCCATCTGCGCACCTGATTCGGCTGGTGGGATGAGTCCGATTTTTCCGTGCAAAGGCTGCGGCACGTTCATTGAGCGATCCGCCCAGCACTACCGGCGTCTGAAGGGCATGGTGCTCTGCTCCACCTGTGCCGATGCCCGCAGAGAGCAGGAGGCGCGAGCGCGGTTGCACCCGTTGCAGCGGTTATGGAATCGCTGGTTCAAGGCGGGCTGAGCCTGGTTGACAGGCGCAGGCAGTATGGCTAGTACATGCGTACTTCGCTTGGTTGCTATGGCGGTTGCCTCTCCTTATGCGGTGTTCCGTGCTGCCGATGTGATCTGGCCGCCGCCTTTGCCGCCGCTGCCGCCAGTGGCTTCCGCTGTGCGACCCGCCAAGCGACCACGCCAGCGACCCATCTCGGCGCTGGTGCATCAAGGCGAACTGTTTCCGCTCAGCCCCGTTTCCGTGTGAACTGCGTGAGCCAGTGGTGCGGCATGTCGTTGTCACGCACCTGGAGGCGAAACATCGAATTGGCCAGAGCTCCATGCCCACCGTGCCGTGAATGTTGATCCTGTCTCCGGGTGCCTGGGCCGGCAGGCGAATCCAGCGTCGATTGTGGTTGGCTAATGCCACTACTCCGCTTAGCCATGCCAGAGGAACCAGCGCGGCTACGCCACCATGCAACAGCCGCAGTAAGGCGGGCTGATGCGGAGGCGTAGGAGGCATGGCTGGATGGGGCGTCTAGACGTTGGCTGCGTAGATCTTGCTGACCTTGGTGAAGACACCGTCTTTGTCGGGGTCGCTGAAGGTGCTGATTTCGCTCCCGTAGCGCTCTTGCTCCGTTCTGATCAGGTTGGTGCCGTCAAAGCTCCAGGTCTCGTCGTAGTCAATGCTTTCTGGCTTCCAGTGGCCATCGTTGAATTCCTGAAGATTTGTCACCTGTCCATTCACTAGGTCAAAGCGATAAGCATCCTCTCCGTAGCCTGATCTGTACTTCCGATCATCATCGTGCCAGTCGTCATCGCGGCTGCGATTCATGGTGGATGTTCCGCCAGAAATCACCAGATCGGAGCTGGTCTCTTGGGCAAAATTGTTGGCCTTGCCGAGGTTTGTGCGCTGCCAGATGCCATCGCCATTGTCGTCGTTGTAATAGCGCACACGGTTCCGGCGCTCATGCACCAGTAGGCCATCCTGAAGGTAGTAGCGATCGTTGCGGTCGATGTCTTCGCGCTTCCACTGCCTGTCATCCCATTCCTTCACTTTCACCACCTTGGAGCCGCGGGTGCGGATCTTCAGGGCGTCATCACGATCATTGCTGTAATCGTTGCCGTAGTTGCCTCGAGACATCGAGTGGATTGTTCCGAACTGATGCAAACGTAGCGAGTAACTCGTGAAGAAGTCGTGAGCGGAATTGCTGCAATTAAGGGCTTATTCGCTCTACTCTGTAGCGCCTGATCGTGCTGCTGGCCAAGTCCGGAGGATTGTTGTGATGAACAGGTTGAGGCGTGCGGATTTCTTGACTGTCGTGTTAGGGCTGGTTTTGCTCAGAAGCCATCGCGGTCTATCGGGTTCTCGTGTGACTATTTGAGCCTTTCAGCATGGTTGGCAGCGAAACAGATCGGGTGCCTGGGGTTTGGCAGTGGTCGCTTTGTGCAACAACGTGCAGCTCAGTCTGTCGTTGGTGGGATTGTCGAAGCTCAGCACCAAGCGTTGCGCTTCGCCGTTGCGGATTTCTCGCCGGCCTTTGCGGCCTGAGATCAGTTCTTGGCCGAGGTACCAATTCAGGCTTGGTCGTTCATCCTGCTGCAGTAGAAGCACTGGGGCCCGCGCTAGAGCTTGGGGTTGAGCCT
Coding sequences:
- a CDS encoding heavy metal translocating P-type ATPase produces the protein MPVAKGSSVVTGYTVEQVLHHGPKRVRFRVGGSTNSWPKLQQALSQASEVKHVRLNSVAGCCVVEFDQQAGVDPLQWLKQLPGALPALEQLAEKPANKPAAKQAENSGNGEDDESFVPSRIILPVSSLALALLAGPLALPPLAVAGFILVSAHLSFKRAWQGLKEERKINVDFLDALAVTLHSLEGFLLGPAMMITMIEGGEAVRDATQRIAHSANTDLLASLQTDVRLLVDGAEVIVPSTSLQIGDRIALFPGDQIPVDGRIESGEGSLDVVKLTGESVPRHAGPGDEVLAGFILLEGNLVVETQAVGEATRVGQITAMIESAPVYDTRVGNVAGKVANRFVLPTLALAGLSLLLSGGNVAQAASLLMFDLGTGLRVSVPTAIMAALTRAGSQGLLIRSGRSLEQLVDIDVVVFDKTGTLTQGHPSVVHVEVVSGAHSINKLMQLAASAEQGLNHPVAEAIVKHAEHLGVQADACEAWDYRIGRGVAATIAGHQVLVGNAKLLREEQLEPATPSVDPELETATPVYLAVDGKVVAVIYAADALRPDSQAMVAELHRRGIQAHMLTGDVSSVAHAVAKRLGLRPEEVHADALPDEKARLVQELSLQGHKVAFVGDGINDSAALAYADVSISFASGSDLARETADIVLTNDKVSDLIVAQDLARETFGLVKQNIGIVGVPNLSALLLGTFLPVSPIAAVVLNNGSALVAAANAMRVLGFKGKQLAPAKVTATPAPAPTPASEPAAPVIETQEQQQPEAISLSALSKRLGVAHQSITARRKRGDFGSWIQSLDPAGYAWSYCHRSNSYLRATA
- a CDS encoding carbonic anhydrase — encoded protein: MTCTATPAEVIQALQEGNERFRQARSIHPHASQARLHELEAGQTPQAAVLTCSDSRVAVELLFDSGFGDLFVIRNAGNASTPGSLASVEYAVEALNVPVVVVMSHAGCGAVGAACSPEHLLTPNLMDHVGHIRNGLKAGGLALVPPVDLAAAYTLHSKITAQEMIKSSALLRERLNSGELEVHAACFELHNLEVKWLGAQLGA
- a CDS encoding DUF1345 domain-containing protein — translated: MSPSHPACFRDSSRFLRSLSVGIVVTLVLVEPLRLREAFPIGFLAAIAFDQTLFFLESFRVNARETREIFGRWLPSRALLLERTVIFTFISVGLLSLCVRDVHSTQSVLPQDWRTLIYFASLFGSWLQMHNGFAIFYAKKYFRLNPLPSADGPNPQGFVFAGSDEPEFTDFLYVAYAVGLTYAMSDTNLEDSSIRRVVLFHSVVSFLFYSTVISAVINLFTSG
- a CDS encoding DUF4278 domain-containing protein — its product is MTLTYRGQKYEQAKQAAPQQHHALAYRGIRYQK
- a CDS encoding nuclear transport factor 2 family protein; this encodes MATRQKAWPQWSPPLITVDTSSLRALFSKPYGAPAPSAEQWRAAYSEAVIFEDPTQQQQGLDAYLAAQEGLLKRCDDVLLKPLSIALEGNTAFVEWEMGLKIKGIEFIYPGATRLLLNDEGKIVDHRDYFDFVGPTFGPVPVLGGFVRWLYKRFVS
- a CDS encoding DUF2252 domain-containing protein encodes the protein MVVSGAMQRDPLTLLLDQETQRLEWLLPVRHSRMAESPFAYFRGAAAVMAADLARHNHSGLLVQLCGDAHLLNFGFFGSPERQLLFDISDFDETFPGPYEWDVVRLATSFLLAARSNGIGDAEQEAICCRALRSYAKAMHQFAAMPFMPMWVARLPLEALIKERGSRNFREHLRHVVAAALHRDSRQAVRKLCEADANGGLRFRHDPPLLWRHVELPPGLLGGLHWREWAEHLFESYKDTLRADMRHLLSRYRLVDAALKAVGVGSVGTRCAVGLFMGESADDVLVLQSKQAVGSVLAPYLSGPAPEHQGERVVQGQRLLQTASDVFLGWTRSLLHHDFYWRHFRDWKGSVEVECLNADGLKDYARLCGWTLAKAHARSGDRRAIAADLGAPKAFAQRLGDVVAQHAQWAQDDHALLLEGIARGQISSSPVV
- a CDS encoding chlorophyll a/b-binding protein → MAKPDYLYEPLEAFGEGLTTRRPWNTTALAAVERLNGRVAMLGFAAALIGEWLTGYGPAGQVVALLRWYLS
- a CDS encoding chlorophyll a/b-binding protein, yielding MTNTPANEKWYWNRATQQIHMEQLKRVELFNGRAAMLGIVIGIITEGLTGSGIAHQIGLGALVDGYAACRTQFLPFCF
- a CDS encoding chlorophyll a/b-binding protein, with amino-acid sequence MSDTTSRFGFVAFAETWNGRLAMLGFVIGLGTELLTGQGILTQIGLG